CCCGAACAGATGAAAATGTTCCTCACCCGCACCGGGTTCGGCTCGAGGGTCGTCGTCACCGGCGACCTGACTCAGGTCGACCTGCCGGGCGGCCGCCAATCGGGGCTGAAAGTGGTGTGCGACGTGCTGGCCGACGTGCCGGACGTCGCCTTTGTCCACCTGAGCCAGGAAGACGTGGTTCGCCACGAGATCGTTCAGCGGGTCGTCGCGGCATACGAGCGCTACGACGCCGCTCAGGAGAGCCATTCATGATCGAGTATCGTTCTCTGCGCCGCCGGATTTTGCAGGCCCTTCTGTTCTTCCGCCGGGGGCTTTTCGCGTTCTTGCCGTTCGGCATCGCCATGGGCATCGCCTTAGGGGCCGTGGCGCTTCGCTGGAGCATTATCGACGCCAAGTGGTCGTTTTCGGTCGGTCTGCCGGCCCCTGTCACGTTCTACGCCCTGACTGAAATGACCTACGACGACCCGGAAGCCACACGAAAGCTGCAGGAGCAGGTGCGTCAGAGCATTATCGGCGCTTCCGTTCAGGGGCGGATGAACACCGAGGAAGGTTTCCAGTCCGAGTATCAAACTCTGCTGAACAACCCGTCGTCCGACACCTTCCTGTCGCCCGAGCTTCGCTCCGTGATCGACGGGCTGACGCTGGACAAGCGGGAAAACCTGCTGGCGGTCGTCCGTTCAATTCGCGACGACATCAACCGCAACCAGTTCTTGACTCCGGAGCGCAAGGACGAGCTGATTTGGCAGAGAATGGAAATCCTAGAGCCGGATCCGGCTCTGGCGAACTTGGCGTTTCAGCTGCTTCTTGAGCTGACAGAAAACGACGCAATGGCCAGCCAAGCGATGACCGACCGGCTGCGCGACTTGGCCGCCAGCAGCGTGCCCACAGTTCACCGAAAGATTTTCCCCGGCGACACCATCGTTCTGCAGGGCGAGGTAGTCACCAAACAGATCGCGGCGCTTTTAAAGGCTCAGGGATACCCGGAAGGAACGCTCCCTTGGGGCAGCATCGTCATGGCGATGGTGGCGTCGTTCCTCGCCACGCTCTGGATCGGGCGCATCGCGGACCTCTCGGTGATTCACCACGGCGCTGACAGCACTCAGGGAAGCTGGGCTTTTATGCTGTCGCTGATGGCTATCACGTGGTTTACCGAGATCTTCGGCCTGCAGTTTGGGATCGTGAGCTTGGGCGTCCTGCCGATGATCGCTTTTGTGTTCCTTACCGAGCCCGACCTCGTGGCAATCCACTTGGCCCTTTCTATTTCCATTTCCGGCGCCGTAATCACCAGCGGGACGGCAAGCAGTTCGTTTGTGATGAGCGTCATTTCAGGCGCGTTCGCGTCCCTGTTCAGCCTGAACCTGTTCAAAGGGCGCTTCTCCCGGCTCCTGCTCTTTTTGCGTCTGACCGCGCTGGGCGTCTCGATCGTGGTGATGAACTCCTTCTTAGCCGTTGGGCTCAGCAGTCAAATGGACGTCAAGACCTTCGGCGTTTCGCTGATCGCCGTCTTCCTGCTCAGCACCGCTACGGTCGTCACCTTGCCGGTGGTCGAAGCGGTATTCGACGTCCTCTCGCCGCTGCGCCTGATGGAGTTGACCCACCCGAGCCACCCGCTTCTGCGGCGGCTTCAGATGGAGGCCCCCGGCACGTACCACCACACGCAGATGGTGGGCAACATCGCCGAAGCCGCGGCCGAGCGCATTGGTCTGAACCCGCTCTTGCTGCGGGCTGGGGCATCGTTCCACGATATTGGCAAGCTCCGCCGGCCCCAGTACTTCATCGAAAACCAACTTTCAGGCGTCAACGCTCACGATACCTTGACGCCCACCATGTCAGCCCTCATCATCCTGTCTCACGTGAAAGACGGGCTTGAAATGGCCGAGGAATATCACCTGCCCATGCGGCTTCGGGACTTTATCCCTGAACACCACGGCACGACCTGTTTAACGTATTTTTACAAGAAGGCTCTGAAGGACGGAGAAAACCCGCAGATTGACCAGTTCTGCTACCCGGGACCCAAGCCTCAGACCCGCGAGACGGCCCTTTTGATGCTGGCCGACTCGGTTGAGGCGTCGGCAAGAGGGGCGAGCCGGTCGATTCAGCGGCTGTCAGACCTTCAGTCCCTCATCGAGAGCGTCGTCGCGTCAAAGATTGACGCCGGCCAGCTGGACAACGTGCCGTTCACGCTGAAAGAGCTGACCGAAGTCAAGGAATCAATGCTCGAAACCCTCCGGTCAATGTACCATACCAGAGACATCAAGCCCATCGAGCCGGATCGGGGCAAAAAAGGCAGCCCAACGGAAAAAGCGGAGAAGGCCGAAAAAGCTGAAAAGACTCCGTCGGCCGGTCAGGCCGCCGAGTCGCCGAAAGAAAAGGGGCCAAACTCGTGAAAGTCAGCCTTGCGTGGGAAAAATCAGAAGCCGGCGGCCTCTTAGAAGAGTGGCTGGCGTCTCATCAGGGCGACCTGAGCTGCGTTCTCGAAGAGCTGTACCGGGAAAATTTTCCAGAAAGCAGCGGTTGGGACGAGCTTGAAATATCGCTTCAGTTCTTGGACGAAGAGGCCATGGCGGCCTTGAATGGCCAGTACCGAGGCGAGAACCGGCCCACCGACGTGCTGTCGTTCCCGCTGTGGGAGAACGACGGGCATCTGGAACTGCCGCCGGCAGGCGGCGTGCTCCCGTTGGGGGATCTGGTGTTCTGCCGTCCGGTCTTGGATGCCAACGCCGCCGCGGCCGGAACGTCCGTCCAGTCAGAACTGGCGCTTCTGCTGGCCCACGGAGCACTTCACCTCATCGCGTGGGATCATGACACCGAAGAGCGCCGGGCGGCCATGTGGGCCGTTCAGGAACGATACAGGCAACGTATTCTCGAGCGCGCAGGCGCTTGCGTTAAGGAAGGATGAGTCATGTCAGGCGACATACCCCATCAATGCGGCCTCGTGCTGGTGCTGCTCGTTTTCTCGGCCCTTTACAGCGGCGCTGAAACGGCGATCACCTCCGCCAGCCCGGCAAAACTGCTGTCAATCAAGGAAGACCACCCGTTTGTCGGCCGGTTCGTCGACTGGGTCATCAACCAGCGGCAGCAGGTTCTCACGACGATTCTCATCGCCAACAATCTGGTGAACATCGCGGCGACCACCGTCGGCGCGGTCATCGCGGCCCGGCTTGCCCCCTTCGGCGGGGCCTACTGGGCTGTGGTCGTCATGACCATGCTGATCGTCATTTTGGGCGAGGCGCTCCCCAAGAGCATTGCGCTGGTTCGGCCGGCGTCCGCTCTGCCGTTCCTGCTGCCCATCGTGCGGCTGACCTGTCTCGTGCTCATGCCCTTTGTGTGGCTCATGACGTGGATCGTCAAGCTCCTGAGCGCCGTCTTCCGGGTCAACATGACCTTGGAAAACTCGCTGGTAACTCGAGAAGAGATCGAACAGGTCGTCAAAATCGGCGAGGCTTCGGGCGTCTTGGAAGCGGACGAGCGGCGCATGATCGACGGGATCATCTCGTTTGAGGAGACCCGCGTTTCCGAAGTCATGGTTCCTCGAACCGACATGGACCTGCTGGAAGCCACCGATTCCATCGATGAGGTGGTGGAGTTCGCCGGCCAGTGCGGCCGGTCGCGGATCCCCGTCTACGAGGACACGCCGGACAACATCGTCGGCATACTGTACGTCAAGGACCTGCTGGCGCTCCTGCACAAAGGAGAAGCCGTCACGCTCGCCGCGATCATGCGCAAGCCGCTATTCGTCCCTGAGACGATGAAGCTGCAGGACCTGTTCAGCATCATGAGAAGCCAGCGGGTTCATCTGGCCATCGCCGTGGACGAGTACGGCGGAACGGCCGGACTCGTCACGCTGGAAGACATGCTTGAAGAGATCGTCGGCGAAATTCAGGACGAATACGACCAAGAGAAAACGCCGGTGGAGAAAATCGGCGACGGCAAATACCGAGTTCAGGGCACCGTGTGCTTGGAAGACTTCGGCAAAGCGGTGGAGTACCCGTTTGAGTCCGAAGAGGTCGACACGGT
This is a stretch of genomic DNA from Jonquetella anthropi DSM 22815. It encodes these proteins:
- a CDS encoding hemolysin family protein; amino-acid sequence: MSGDIPHQCGLVLVLLVFSALYSGAETAITSASPAKLLSIKEDHPFVGRFVDWVINQRQQVLTTILIANNLVNIAATTVGAVIAARLAPFGGAYWAVVVMTMLIVILGEALPKSIALVRPASALPFLLPIVRLTCLVLMPFVWLMTWIVKLLSAVFRVNMTLENSLVTREEIEQVVKIGEASGVLEADERRMIDGIISFEETRVSEVMVPRTDMDLLEATDSIDEVVEFAGQCGRSRIPVYEDTPDNIVGILYVKDLLALLHKGEAVTLAAIMRKPLFVPETMKLQDLFSIMRSQRVHLAIAVDEYGGTAGLVTLEDMLEEIVGEIQDEYDQEKTPVEKIGDGKYRVQGTVCLEDFGKAVEYPFESEEVDTVGGFVLDQFGNFPRQGDTISLPDWDVEVTELEDHRITEVIFTRRHEGSDGE
- a CDS encoding HD family phosphohydrolase, whose amino-acid sequence is MIEYRSLRRRILQALLFFRRGLFAFLPFGIAMGIALGAVALRWSIIDAKWSFSVGLPAPVTFYALTEMTYDDPEATRKLQEQVRQSIIGASVQGRMNTEEGFQSEYQTLLNNPSSDTFLSPELRSVIDGLTLDKRENLLAVVRSIRDDINRNQFLTPERKDELIWQRMEILEPDPALANLAFQLLLELTENDAMASQAMTDRLRDLAASSVPTVHRKIFPGDTIVLQGEVVTKQIAALLKAQGYPEGTLPWGSIVMAMVASFLATLWIGRIADLSVIHHGADSTQGSWAFMLSLMAITWFTEIFGLQFGIVSLGVLPMIAFVFLTEPDLVAIHLALSISISGAVITSGTASSSFVMSVISGAFASLFSLNLFKGRFSRLLLFLRLTALGVSIVVMNSFLAVGLSSQMDVKTFGVSLIAVFLLSTATVVTLPVVEAVFDVLSPLRLMELTHPSHPLLRRLQMEAPGTYHHTQMVGNIAEAAAERIGLNPLLLRAGASFHDIGKLRRPQYFIENQLSGVNAHDTLTPTMSALIILSHVKDGLEMAEEYHLPMRLRDFIPEHHGTTCLTYFYKKALKDGENPQIDQFCYPGPKPQTRETALLMLADSVEASARGASRSIQRLSDLQSLIESVVASKIDAGQLDNVPFTLKELTEVKESMLETLRSMYHTRDIKPIEPDRGKKGSPTEKAEKAEKAEKTPSAGQAAESPKEKGPNS
- the ybeY gene encoding rRNA maturation RNase YbeY; the protein is MKVSLAWEKSEAGGLLEEWLASHQGDLSCVLEELYRENFPESSGWDELEISLQFLDEEAMAALNGQYRGENRPTDVLSFPLWENDGHLELPPAGGVLPLGDLVFCRPVLDANAAAAGTSVQSELALLLAHGALHLIAWDHDTEERRAAMWAVQERYRQRILERAGACVKEG